The sequence GGTATTTGTAAACGCCATCACTCTGGATAAATTCTGAACTGAAGCTTGCTGAAATATTTTCCGAAATTTTCTGTTCTAAACGAAAAGACGGATTAAATAAATCAATGGAACTATTTTTAAATCTTACAACGAGATTTGTTTTTCTGTTTCCTTTAAAAATTGGAATTTTTGGTTGTAAATAAATAGAACCCGACGAACCAAAATCTTTTGCAGGTTGAAAAATTTCACTTTTTTGACCATTGTAGAGAGAAATTTCCTCCAGATCATCCAAAGAATATCTTCCCAAGTCCACGACTCCATTCTGGGCATTCCCGATTTGAATTCCATCATAAAAAACACCAACATGCTGACTTCCCATACTTCGGATATTGATTGTTTTTAAGCCGCCAATTCCGCCATAATCTTTAATCTGGACTCCCGAAAAATACCTCAACGCATCAGCAACCGACTGACTGTTGAGCCGTTCCAGCTCTTCACCCGACAACACCTGTGCAGGAAGAATTTCTTTAAAATTTTTCTTCTGAATATTGACAGGAATGATTGTATGTTCCTTAAGACTGTCCTTAGATTGTGAAAATATAAGCTGAGCAGCCAACACAAAAACTGTGATAGCCACCTTATGAAGTTGAGATGTAAAAAATTTTGTCACCATTAGCTCATTAAGAATAATGATGACGCTAATGGATATAAGAATACAACGACAAAGCACAGCCGTAAACTGCACAGAATCATTGATGTCCTAAGCTTTATTCCACGAAAGCGTCAAACGTTAAATCTTCTGGCAGGTCTTCTGACTTACTCCGTTTTTGAAATCCTTCCCATTAAAAACAGTGGATATAATCTTCAAAAACTTTTTTTGTGGAGCTTACAGCAGCGGGTCTGTTCCGGATTTTCACCGGATTCCCTTTTAAGCGCTTTTTATGGCTCACCAGATTTCGGCAAAGATAGAAAATAATTAAGAATAAATGATGGAAGGATAATTATTTTGGTAGAGAGCTGGAAATCAGGATTTTGAAATTACAAGCGAAAAGCAAAGAACTTCAAGCTTCCATCATCCAGCTTCCTACCTAATTTATTTTAATAATTTTTTGATGTCTTCAATTAATATTTCTCTGTCAGGATGGTATTTTCCGGTCAGTTTTGGAGATTTTCCTTCCTGATCTTCATAATTCAATCCAGAGTAATACAGAATCGGCATATTGTCTTTGTTGTATCTGCAACGGATGTTTCCGTCTTTGTCAACAAGGGCGATCATTCCGCTGTGGTTGAGACTTTCGCCTTCATCTTCTTTATCGCCAACATAGATATTAAACTGATCTGCAATTTTTCCGATATAATCTCTGTTTCCTGTCAGAAAATGCCAGTTTGGAGACTTAGCGCCGATTTTTTTAGCATGTTCTTTTAATAATTGCGGTGTGTCATTTTTAGGGTCAATGCTGATGGAAATAATGCCAAAATCCGGACTGTTGATTTCATCTTCGATCGCCCTCATATTGGTATTCATCACAGGACAAATCGTCGGGCATCTGCTGAAGAAAAACTCGACCAGATAGACTTTTCCGAGCATATCTTTATTGGTGATTTTTTTGTTGTTTTGATCGGTCAGTTCAAAATCCGGAACTTTCATGACGGTGTACAAATTCTTTTTAAAATATCCCATTCCGACACCGATTCCGACGAAAAGCAAAGCGATAATCACAATGGGAATGATCACTTTACTCTTTGTATTGTTGGTTTTTTTATTTTTGGACATATTTTTCAGGATTTTTTTTGAATTCATCTTTACAACCAGCACTGCAAAAACCGTAAGTTTTATTTTTATACACCGCTGTGTCTTTCATATCCGGTTCCGTCGGCATATGGCAGATCGGATCTTCTGCGTTGGCAAATTTTATTTTTTTTGTATTTGATTTTGAAGATGTATTTTTTTTATGCTTTACTTTAGGAGTTTCCTGAGCACAGGCCATTAATGATATAGACAGAAATGCTGTCAAAATGATTTTAGATTTCATTTTAGTTTAAATTGAAATTAATGATAGTATTGAATGAAATTGATTGACTTTTTTAAACTAATTTAATATTGAAATCATTTTAAACGTAAGGTTCGCAAAGTTTTTCGAAAACTTCATATTTATACGTTCGCAAGGGCGTTAACACTCAGCAATTGATAGCAAAGGTTATTTCAATATTAAATTCAACTAAAAAATTAGTTTAAAATAAAAATTAAGCTAAAGGTGGATGAAATATTCGGGAAGAATATTCTGAAGTATGAAAATTGATATAAGCCGAATTTGGATTTTTTATTGGAATATCAAACTGGTTTTTATCTGAAAATGAAAGGATTTCGTTGGATAAAAAGACGTCCAGTCCAGAAATTTTTATCGTTTGAGAATTGTTGGATTGTTTTTCTGTTTTTGCCAATTCTTTTTCGACGTAACATTTCCCTTTACATGTTGATTGTGGAATATTTCTGTTTTCACAAAGGTTTTTTACAATGTAATCATAATTAATCGCATAATTAACCAATGGCAAAACCGGTCGTATTGCAATCGTGAAAATAATGAATATGGAAATGAAAAACTTCAATTGATAATTCTATGGTACAAATATACTACTGAAATTGTGTATGTGGTGAATTTATGATGAAAGTCATTTTCTGGTTGATGGTTTTGGTTGATGGTTGATTGAAATAAAGGTCAGTTAAAAAAATTAACCGAGGGTTTTGTTTCCCGCTGATTTTAGGACTCTGATAATCCTTGTCAAGGTTTTAAACCTTGACAAGGATTTTTTGCATGAAAAAAACAAGAAAATCTTTTATTTTTGAATGGGTTAACACAATTTGTAAACCTCAAGCTTCCAACCTCCATCGTCCATTCTTCAAATTAAAACTTCATTTTCTGGATTCTGATAGCATTTAAAATAGCGAGTAAAGCTACACCGACATCAGCAAAAACAGCCTCCCACATGGTTGCTAAACCTCCTGCTCCGAGAATCAAAACAACAGCCTTCACTGCAAATGCGAGAATAATATTCTGCCAAACTATTTTTTTAGTTTGTTTGCCAATATTGATCGCCATTGGGATTTTGCTCGGCATATCATCCTGAATGACCACATCTGCCGTTTCAATGGTGGCATCACTTCCAAGTCCGCCCATGGCAATTCCGACATCACTTAACGCGATAACGGGAGCATCATTTACACCATCTCCGACAAAAGCGACAGTTTGATTTTTAGCTTTAATTTCTTTGACCTTATTTACTTTATCTTCGGGAAGTAAGTCTCCGTAAGCATTTTGAATTCCCAACTGATCGGCAACGTATTTTACCACAGATGTTTTGTCACCGCTCAGCATTGTGGTTTTAACTTTTAATGATTTTAATTTTTTAATTGTCAATTGTGCATCAGGCTTGATAGAATCGGCAATAGTGAGATACCCGACAAACTTTTTATCGTAAGCAACGGCAATTAAAGTATAGACAATATTTTCAGGTTTAATATCATAATTGATGTTGAATTTATCCAGCAATTTAAAATTTCCCACCAATAATTCTTTCCCATTAATAATCGCTTTTAAACCATGCCCTCCAATTTCTTCAACATTTTCCAATTGGATGGAGTGATCAATTTCTCCTACATATTCATGGATTGCGGTTGCCACGGGATGCGAGCTTTTGCTTTCTAAAGCATTAACGAATTTTAATATTTCATTCTTATCAAATTCTGATTTAAAATCTACTTCCTGCACTTTGAAAACACCTTCCGTCATGGTTCCGGTTTTATCCATTACCACGTTTTGAATATTCGCTAGAACATCCAAAAAATTACTTCCTTTAAATAAAATACCGTTTCGGCTTCCCGCTCCGATTCCACCAAAATATCCCAGCGGAATAGAAATCACCAATGCACACGGACAAGAAATTACCAGGAAAATCAAAGCTCTGTACAGCCAATCCCTGAACTGATAATCTTCAACGAAAAAGTAGGGCAACAAAGTAATTCCTACCGCCAGAAATACGACAATCGGGGTGTAAACTTTTGCAAATTTTCTAATAAAAAGTTCTGTAGGGGCCTTTTGAGCCGTTGCATTTTGAACCAGTTCGAGAATTTTACTCAATTTACTGTCTTTGTATGCTGTCGTGACCTTCACCTGACTTATTGTATTCAGATTGATCATCCCCGCTAAGACTGTTTCACCCTTTGTTTTGGTGTCGGGCTTGCTTTCACCGGTGAGTGCAGCTGTATTGAACGAAGCAGTTTCAGACAATAATTCACCATCTAAACCCAGCTTGTCTCCGGATTTTAATTGAATAATCTCACCAATATTTACTTTCTCAGCTTTTATGGTCTCTGGTTTTCCGTCCTTAATAATCGTAACCTCATCGGGACGTTGGTCGAGCAAAGATTTGATATTCCTTTTTGCCCTCGTCACCGCCATTCCCTGAAAAACCTCGCCAACAGAATAAAAAAGCATTACGGCAACACCTTCCGGATATTCTCCGATGGCAAAAGCACCGACAGTCGCGATTCCCATCAAGAAAAATTCTGAAAAAACATCGCCATGAACGATACTTTCATAAGCTTCCTTCAAAACCGGCAATCCAACCGGAATGTAAGCGATTAAATACCAAACCAGACGAATCCAGCCGGTAAACCAATCGGGTTTTATATAATAATCTAAAGCGATTCCTATTAATAATAACGCAAAAGAAATGATCGCGGGAAGAAACATCTGAAATGTCGATTTGTCCCCGATTTCATGAGAATGGTCGTGGTCATGACCTTCATGATTGTGATCGTGTTCTTTTTTCGGTTTTGTACTGCAGCATTCTTCCATAACTTAAAAATTTTAATCAAAACTAGACCTAAATCCAATGCAATGCTATTGCAAACTTTCCAGACAACTCTCACAAATTCCTTTAGCAAAAAGCCTTATCTCATCAATCCTGAAATTGGTCTGAATATTTTCAGGAAAGGAAATATCTTCTTTACAGGTCGTCTGTTTGCAGATTTTACAGTAGAAATGAAGATGCCAGTCTTTGTGCGTTTTTTCGTCGCAACCATCGTGGCAAAGCTTATATTTTGTTGTCGTATTTTCCTGAATGCTATGAACAATTCCTTTTTCTTCAAAAGTTTTCAATGTTCTATAAATAGTCGTCCGGTCTGCATTTTCAAAATGATTTTCAATCTCAGACAAAGACAAAGCCGCTTCCTGAGAGCTCAAAAAATCATACACCAAAATCCTCATGCTTGTAGGTTTGGTATTTTTATCTATTAATTTATTTTCAATATCTTTTTTCATGATTTGGAAGATTAATGTTCATGTTCTCCTGAGTTCGTCAGCTTTGCATTAATAAAAAACGCTCCTTTTGTGGCAATTTTTGCTCCTTCAGGAATAGATTTCACGGGAGTGATCGCGGTATATCCCATCTCGGAAGTTCCTTTTACAACCTCAACCCTCTCAAAGTTAGTGGTTTTTTCGTTGTGTTTTTCTTGAGTTTTCCCATCTGTATGTTCTTCTTCTTTTGGAGCAATCACAATAAAAATATAATCTTTTCCGTCTGCACTGGTTATTGCCGTATTGGGAACTGCAGGCATTAATTGATTATTTAAACTTACAACAGCAGTGGTATTCATGCCGTCAATCAACCCATTTTTGTTTCCTTTTACTTTACAGTGAATCGGAATGGTTTTGCTTTGATTTTCAAAAGCGGTTCCGATACTGTAAACTTCCGCATCATACTCTTCCACAGGATTATTCGTCAGTGTAAAATGAATTTTCTGTCCTACTTTTATCGAAGGTAAATCTTTCTCAAAAACCTGTAAATCCAGATGTAATGAGCTATTGTCGACAATTTCCGCAACAGGCGACGAAACATCGATATAACTTCCGATCTGCAGCAAAATATTACTGATCGTTCCGCTGATTGGCGCAGTTACAACCAGTCCGGATTTCAAATTCCTGTTCGAAACACTTCCCGGATTGATTCCCATCATCTGAATCTGCCTTTGAAGAGAAGCTCTTTTAGTTCGTAATGTTTTTAACTCCGCTTCAGCATTTTGTAGATTTTTTTTCGCTCCGGCGTCATTGTCAAAAAGTTCGCGCTGTCTTCTGTATTCCTGTTCGGCGAAAGTAATTCTGCTTCCTGCCGTCAGATATTCTTCCTGCAACTGGATAAATTCCGGATTGGCGATTGTAGCAATTACCTGGCCTTTTTTCACAAAATCTCCGACCTGCACATTCAATGTTTTAATGACACCACCATACAGAGAAGTCGCATTAGCCTTATTGTTATTAGGAACACTGAGCGCCCCGTTGGCTTTGATGGTAGCGGTAAGCTCCTTCATTTCGATTTGTCCGAGCGATATTCCCACGGCATTCATTTGGTCTTCTGTTAATGAAGCTGTGGTGGAGTTTTCATTTTCTGAATGCTCTTCTGTTTTCTCGTTAGCTTCTTGCGCTTTTTCACTTTTATTACAGCTTGCTAGAAAAATTGACAGAAGAATAAGTATGATGATATTTAATTTTAACTTCATTTTATTGATTAATTAAAGAGTTGATGTTGACAACGGTTTGGTTTACCTGTTGAATTGACTGTAGATATTTAAGCTCAATATCCGTAGCGGTCTGTAAAGCAAAAAGGTATTCTACATAAGAAATCTCACCAGTTTTATAGCCCAACTGAGCCGCTTTTACAATTCTTTGAGCATTAGGAACTGCCTGATTCAGATAATATTGGTATTGCTGGACATCCTGCTGATACTGATTCAACGAATTTTTTAGTTGAGCATCCAGTTGCTGCTGTTGAAACTTCGCATTGCTTTCCTCCATCTGTTTTTGCAATTCCAACGATTTAATTCTTGCTTTGGTTGCCCCAAAAGTCAGAGGAATTGCGACTCCCACGGTTACAGAATTGAACCTGTCTCCGGCTCCGAAGTATTTTTCCTGGCCGTTCAGTGTGTGAAATCCTATCAACGATTGATTTGTATATCCAATACTGAAATCCGGTAAACCTTGTGCTTTTTCAACATTTTTATTTTTTTCCAGCACTTCCATATTTTGTTTAAAAATCTGAATGGAAGGGTGATTGGCAACGGTTGCATGGTCTAAAAGATTTTCAATTTTTAAAGGTTCATAATTCTGAGAAAACGGAACAGAAATTTCTTCATCAATATTTAATAAAACCTTTAAATTTTTATAGGCATTATTCAAATACACTTTATTTTGCTGAAACAATAAATTGATTTCCCCTTTCTGAGTTTCCGCTGTATTGATTTCAATTTTTTTGATATCTCCGACTTTGAATCTTACCGTTGCAATTCTTATAAAATCACCATACAAACTGTCCAGATATTGAAGTTTGGCTTGATTATACTGCAGATATTCAATCTGATAAAAATAACTTCGAATTTGTTTGATGAGCTCATTTTCCGTTAATTGCTTTTCCAGTTTTTTACTTTTAATTTCTTCCTGAATCAATTCTTTTCTGGCTTTAAATAAAGTTGGAAACGGAATACTTTGAGAAATCGCAAACGACTGATCGAATTTCGGGCTGTTGTATTGTCCCAACTGCGCATTGAAATCCAATTTTGGAAGTTCTTTGGCGGTTGGTTTCAAGGCTTCTGATGACTGAATATTTAATTCTTTTGATTTTATTAAAGGATTATTTTTCTGCATCATCTCTATTGCTTCCTGCAAAGAAATCTCACTTGAATTTTGCGCTTCAACATTTTGACTTAAACATAAAAAGCCTATTAAAACAACGATTGTTAAAGGTTTTCCGGAAAATTTATTTTTTAAATTAATTTTAGAATTAAAAATAATATACAACATTGGCAATACAAATAATGTAAGGAAAGTCGCCGAAATCAAACCACCGATAACTACCGTTGCCAAAGGTTTCTGAACCTCCGCACCGGCGCTTGTGCTCACTGCCATCGGTAAAAACCCGAAAGACGCCACTGTTGCAGTCATTAAAACCGGTCGAAGCCTGGTTTTTGTTCCTTCAATCACTCTTTTCAACACATCGGAAATGCCTTCTTTTTCCAATTGGTTAAAAGTTCCGATTAATACAATTCCGTTCAGCACCGCAACTCCGAACAATGCGATGAATCCTACTCCCGCACTGATACTGAAGGGCATTCCTCTCAATAAAAGCGCAAAAATTCCACCAATTGCGCTCATTGGAATCGCAGTGAATATTAAAGCAGCCTGTTTAAACGAATGAAAGGTAAAATACAGCAACATAAAAATCAACAAAAGCGATACAGGAACTGCGATCGTCAACCGCTGACTGGCTTCTTTTAAATTTTCAAACTGTCCGCCATAAGTAAAATAATACCCGGATGGAAGTTTTACTTCTTTTTCCAATTTTTGCTGAATATCTTTCACTACGCTTTCAATATCTCTGCCTTTCACATTAAAACCGATCACGATCCTGCGTTTTCCTGCTTCACGGCTGATTTGAGCGGGGCCTAGTTTATATTCAATATTAGCAATTTGTGACAACGGCACCTGAGTTCCCGTTTTGGTAGGAATGATCAGATTGCTTACATCATCAATATCTGTTCTATACACACTGTCAAGCCTTACCACTAAGTCAAAGCGCCTTTCATTTTCAAAAATCTGTCCTGCTGTTTTCCCGGCAAAAGCTGTGCTCAGGACATCATTCACATCTTCTACATTCAAACCGTAATTGGCAATTCTTGTTCGATCGTAGGTTACATTGATTTGGGGTAATCCGCCGACCCTCTCAACCTGTGGAGAAGTTGCACCTTCAACATTTTGAATCACTTTGCTTACTTTATCGGCATATACAGACAACGAATCCATATTTTCACCAAAAATTTTCACGGCTACATCCTGCCGGATTCCTGTCATTAATTCATTAAACCTCATCTGGATCGGCTGATTGGCTTCAAAAAAAACTCCGGGAATTATCTCCAGTTTTTCCAGCATTTCTTCGGATAATTCCGTGTAAGATTTTTTAGATTTCCATTCGTTTTGAGGTTTTAAAACAATAATTAAATCCGATGCTTCCGGCGGCATTGGGTCAGTAGGAACTTCCGCAGAACCTGTTTTTCCAACGACCATTTTCACCTCATCAAACTGTTTAATAATCCTGGAAGCCTGCATCGAAGTTTCAATACTTTGGCTTAATGAGCTTCCCTGCGGTAAAATACAGTGGAATGCGAAATCCCCCTCCTGCAGCTGAGGAATAAATTCACCACCCATTCTAGTGAAAATTAATACTGAAATCGAGAATAAAATAACGGTAATTCCGACAATGAAATATTTAATTGTAATGGCTTTCTGCAATAACGGCTGATATATTTTCTGAAGCCTGTTCATCAATTTATCTGAAAAATTTTCTTTATGCGAAATCTTTTTAGAAAGAAAAAGCGCACACATCATCGGAATGTAAGTCAGGGAAAGTATCAATGCTCCGAGAATGGCAAAACCTACTGTTTTAGCCATAGGAGAAAACATTTTACCTTCGATTCCAGCTAATGTAAGAATCGGAATGTAGACAATTAAAATAATAATTTCGCCAAATGCCGCACTCCCCCGGATTTTTGAAGCCGATAAGAAGACTTCTTCGTCCATTTCACTTTGTGTAAGCTTCTGTATTGATTTTCTTAAGCCTAAATGATGCAAAGTTGCTTCCACAATAATAACGGCTCCGTCGACAATTAATCCAAAATCGATGGCTCCGAGACTCATTAAATTGGCACTCACTCCAAAAACATTCATCATTCCTAAGGCAAATAAAAGCGATAAAGGAATTGCTGACGCCACGATGAGACCTGCTCTGAAATTACCTAGAAATAAGACTAAAACGAAGATAACGATCAGCGCTCCTTCAATTAAATTCTTCTCCACCGTTCCAATGGCGCGATCGACCAAATCTGTTCTGTCTAAAAACGCTTCAATGACAATATCTTCGGGAAGAGATTTCTGAATGGTCGGGATTTTTTCTTTGATTCTATTGACAACATCGTTGCTGTTGGCTCCTTTTAGCATCATTACCACTCCACCCACCGCATCGGTTTGTCCGTTGTACGTCATGGCTCCGTATCGCGTTGCATGCCCAAAACGGACGTCAGCGACATCTTTAATAAAAATCGGAACAACTCCGCTATTTTTTACCGCAATATTTTTCACATCTTCCAGGGAAGTCGCCAAGCCAATTCCACGAATGAAATAGGCATTCGGTTTTTTATCTATGTAAGCTCCACCTGTATTCTGATTGTTTTTTTCGAGCGCTAAAAAAATATCGGAAACACTCACTCCCATTGCTTTCAGCCGGTCAGGATTTACGGCAACTTCGTATTGTTTCAGCTCTCCTCCAAAGCTATTGACCTCAGCAACGCCTTCTGTTCCGTTTAATTGTCTTGCGACAATCCAGTCCTGCATGGTGCGGAGATCTTTCGCATTGTATTTTTTTTCGCTCCCTTTTTTAGGGTGTAAAATATATTGATAAACTTCTCCAAGACCTGTACTGACAGGTGCTAATTCCGGAGTTCCGATTCCTTTCGGGATATTTTCTTCGGCTTGTTTTAATCTTTCATTGATTAACTGGCGGGCAAAATAAACATCAACTTTATCTTTGAAAACTACCGTAATCACTGACAATCCGAAGCGTGAAATGCTCCTTGTTTCTTCAATATCCGGAACGGTGGCGATACTTTGCTCGATGGGAAAAGTTACCAGCTGCTCCACTTCCTGTCCGGCTAATGTCGGGCAAACTGTGATAATCTGTACCTGATTGTTGGTGATATCAGGAACCGCATCAATGGAGAGTTTCGTGGCACTCCAGACTCCCCAAATGATAAGCAACAAAGTCATTATACCGATAACGATTTTGTTTTTAATACTGAATTTTATGATTTTATCTAACAAATTGAGATTTAATTTGTGATTGTCTGTCTTCATTTTTTAACGCAAAGGCGCTAAGTTTTTTTGACAACTAGCTGTTTTTAAGCTCGCAAAGGTGTTTCACTTAGCAAAGATGCAAAGACAGACAATCTGTTAATTTTAATTGAGAATATTTTACATTTCTTGTTTGAATAGGAATTAATTCCCTCTAACGTTGAAATGCAAAAATATCATGAAGACCTCTGCAACGGTATTGCAAAGTTTCATAGAATATTTAAAATCAATAATTAAATCTTAGGAGGCTGCCAGATGTGGTCGTAAACCTGGTAGGCAAAATTGTTCTTCTGGAAAAGAATTTTTTTTGAAAAATAAAATTGAATCTGTTCGGGGAATGCAATTAAAGGCTCTATTTTAAAAGCCGTAACTGTAATCTGACAGCAATTGCAAATACAAAGCGGCGAGCAGATATCTCCTTTATCTTTAGAATGAGATTCTTCAATATTGGAAAACTGTTCTGTTTTTGATGAACCCGACTGTTGATGCACGTCATTGCAAGGCATTACAGTTAATACCATGAAATATAGCGCTAAAATGAATCTGAACAGGCTCATATTGACAAAGATAAATATTTTTGTGAAACCGTTCCGGATATTATAGAATTTTAACTTAAAACAAAAAAGCCACCGCAAAAGCGGTGACTCCCCATGAGAAATTTAAAAAACTATCACTATAAATTCGGGTTATTCTCCACCTCCTTCTGCGGAATCGAGAACAAATAATATCTGCTGTTCGCTACAAAAGCCGACTGATCCGGGAAAGCAAAAATAGTGTGCCCTCTTCCGTTAACGTTTTTCACAATACCATCCGGAGTCGTAATCTGCACCTGAATCGGTTGTCCGTTTGCATTGGTGTAAGGCTTTCTTACGACCGTTCCCTGCGTTCGGATGATATCTGATAACGAAAATCCTTCCCCGAACAATTCCTTTCTTCTTTCAATTAAAACTTCTTTAATCACATCATTTTGGGCTAAAGAACCTGAATATTGATTGGCATTTCTTGCAGATTTCAATTGATTTAAAACCGTTACCGCATTTGTAATATTCCCATTTCTGGCTTCCGCTTCGGCTTCGATTAAATACATTTCCGCAGCTCTCATGTAAACGATATCGGCAATTAAATTGGCCTTAAATTTAAACTTAGCATATCTCAAAAGCCCTTCCCTTCCTGGGTTTCCATCCCATGAAAACAGGGAATAACGGATATCATTGGTATCAAACAAATCTTTGAAATAAGGATCTGCCATGAAGCTGTAATAATAACTTCCCGAAGACGAAACATCCAAAAAGTGGAAGGCATAGCTTTCACCCGACTGTTCCTGCGTTTGTCCGTGCCCCCAAATCCATTCTCCGTTGCTGATATCGTTGAAACCTTCTTTGTATTTTTCAGCGGTCATTAAAGCATAGCCGTTTCTTGCAATTTTTGCGGAAACGATAGCTTTTGTCCAGTCTCCTGTATTCAAATAAACTCTTGCTAATAAACCGTTTACAACCGATCTGTCGATTTTATCTTTATTATTTCTTGAATAATTTTGAAGTAAATTGTCTGCATCTGTCAGATCACTTTTAATTAAAGTATAAATTTCTTCAAGACTTGCCTTTTTCTTTCCAACTGAGCTTGTCGTGGTTGGTTCTGTGTAAATCGGGGCCGTCAATGCATCTTTATCTTTCAAATAACTGAACTGGTAAAAACTCGCCAGATTAAAATAACAAAATGCTCTCAAAGCTTTTGCCTGACCTTTCACCTGATTTTTTTTCTCCTGACTTCCTTCAACACTATCAATTCTTGCCAACACATTATTCATGTTATTAATGGTAGAATACAGCAGGCTCCAGATGAAAAGTGGCCGGCTTCCCGTGTTATTCACCAAATCTGTAAAGGCGTAAGCTCCCGGAAAACCATATTTATTGGTCAAAACCGCCACGTCACTTCCCATTGCATCGCTTGTTCTCAACACCGTTGAATATCCGATGTTTGCGTAAGTTGTTCCGTCATCATTAAATTTAGCCCACGTTCCGTTGATTACTGTTTCCGCACTTTCAGCTGTTTTAAAAACTTCCGCTTCGTTTGCCTGGTTGGTCGGAGCAGTTTCCAGATCATTTTCACAACTGATTAAAGACAATGCTGTGATGAATGCAAAAGATAAATATTTTAATTTTTTCATTGTTTTAAATTTAAATGTTAAAGAGTTGCCTGTAAACCGAAAGTGATCGTTCTCATCGCAGGATATCTGTAATAGGTTGTTCCGTCCAATGTTTGTTCCGGATCCATTCCTTTATGTTTATAGAAGGTTAAAAGGTTTTCAGCCTGAACATAAATTCTAAACTTTTTTAATCCAATTTTTTCAAAATAATCTGATGGAAGCGTGTAACCCAAGCTCACATTTTTCACCCTTGCATACGTCCCGGAATATAAAAATCTTGAGGATGTTGAAGTCCAGTTATTGGTTGTTGTACTTAATTTTGGAACGTCTGTATTTGTATTTTCAGGCGTCCATCTGTTTAGCATTTCTGCGCTCCAGGCACGTCCTGCCGAACTTCCGTTATGCATGATCATCGTGTAATCGGTATCTAAAATTTTTCCACCGATTGCAAATGATACTAAGGTTGAAAAATCAAAGTTTTTATACGCCAAACTTGTCGTCAAGCCTCCCATCACTTTTGGAAGCGATGAACCCTGCAGCGTTTTTGTGGCTTTTGCATACTCTGAAGTCGTCCCTTCTACTGTATTTCCGTTGGCATCGGTTGTAATGGTTTTCCAAAGCGGATTTCCGTTGCTTGG is a genomic window of Chryseobacterium wanjuense containing:
- a CDS encoding CusA/CzcA family heavy metal efflux RND transporter; protein product: MLDKIIKFSIKNKIVIGIMTLLLIIWGVWSATKLSIDAVPDITNNQVQIITVCPTLAGQEVEQLVTFPIEQSIATVPDIEETRSISRFGLSVITVVFKDKVDVYFARQLINERLKQAEENIPKGIGTPELAPVSTGLGEVYQYILHPKKGSEKKYNAKDLRTMQDWIVARQLNGTEGVAEVNSFGGELKQYEVAVNPDRLKAMGVSVSDIFLALEKNNQNTGGAYIDKKPNAYFIRGIGLATSLEDVKNIAVKNSGVVPIFIKDVADVRFGHATRYGAMTYNGQTDAVGGVVMMLKGANSNDVVNRIKEKIPTIQKSLPEDIVIEAFLDRTDLVDRAIGTVEKNLIEGALIVIFVLVLFLGNFRAGLIVASAIPLSLLFALGMMNVFGVSANLMSLGAIDFGLIVDGAVIIVEATLHHLGLRKSIQKLTQSEMDEEVFLSASKIRGSAAFGEIIILIVYIPILTLAGIEGKMFSPMAKTVGFAILGALILSLTYIPMMCALFLSKKISHKENFSDKLMNRLQKIYQPLLQKAITIKYFIVGITVILFSISVLIFTRMGGEFIPQLQEGDFAFHCILPQGSSLSQSIETSMQASRIIKQFDEVKMVVGKTGSAEVPTDPMPPEASDLIIVLKPQNEWKSKKSYTELSEEMLEKLEIIPGVFFEANQPIQMRFNELMTGIRQDVAVKIFGENMDSLSVYADKVSKVIQNVEGATSPQVERVGGLPQINVTYDRTRIANYGLNVEDVNDVLSTAFAGKTAGQIFENERRFDLVVRLDSVYRTDIDDVSNLIIPTKTGTQVPLSQIANIEYKLGPAQISREAGKRRIVIGFNVKGRDIESVVKDIQQKLEKEVKLPSGYYFTYGGQFENLKEASQRLTIAVPVSLLLIFMLLYFTFHSFKQAALIFTAIPMSAIGGIFALLLRGMPFSISAGVGFIALFGVAVLNGIVLIGTFNQLEKEGISDVLKRVIEGTKTRLRPVLMTATVASFGFLPMAVSTSAGAEVQKPLATVVIGGLISATFLTLFVLPMLYIIFNSKINLKNKFSGKPLTIVVLIGFLCLSQNVEAQNSSEISLQEAIEMMQKNNPLIKSKELNIQSSEALKPTAKELPKLDFNAQLGQYNSPKFDQSFAISQSIPFPTLFKARKELIQEEIKSKKLEKQLTENELIKQIRSYFYQIEYLQYNQAKLQYLDSLYGDFIRIATVRFKVGDIKKIEINTAETQKGEINLLFQQNKVYLNNAYKNLKVLLNIDEEISVPFSQNYEPLKIENLLDHATVANHPSIQIFKQNMEVLEKNKNVEKAQGLPDFSIGYTNQSLIGFHTLNGQEKYFGAGDRFNSVTVGVAIPLTFGATKARIKSLELQKQMEESNAKFQQQQLDAQLKNSLNQYQQDVQQYQYYLNQAVPNAQRIVKAAQLGYKTGEISYVEYLFALQTATDIELKYLQSIQQVNQTVVNINSLINQ
- a CDS encoding DUF6660 family protein — translated: MSLFRFILALYFMVLTVMPCNDVHQQSGSSKTEQFSNIEESHSKDKGDICSPLCICNCCQITVTAFKIEPLIAFPEQIQFYFSKKILFQKNNFAYQVYDHIWQPPKI
- a CDS encoding RagB/SusD family nutrient uptake outer membrane protein encodes the protein MKKLKYLSFAFITALSLISCENDLETAPTNQANEAEVFKTAESAETVINGTWAKFNDDGTTYANIGYSTVLRTSDAMGSDVAVLTNKYGFPGAYAFTDLVNNTGSRPLFIWSLLYSTINNMNNVLARIDSVEGSQEKKNQVKGQAKALRAFCYFNLASFYQFSYLKDKDALTAPIYTEPTTTSSVGKKKASLEEIYTLIKSDLTDADNLLQNYSRNNKDKIDRSVVNGLLARVYLNTGDWTKAIVSAKIARNGYALMTAEKYKEGFNDISNGEWIWGHGQTQEQSGESYAFHFLDVSSSGSYYYSFMADPYFKDLFDTNDIRYSLFSWDGNPGREGLLRYAKFKFKANLIADIVYMRAAEMYLIEAEAEARNGNITNAVTVLNQLKSARNANQYSGSLAQNDVIKEVLIERRKELFGEGFSLSDIIRTQGTVVRKPYTNANGQPIQVQITTPDGIVKNVNGRGHTIFAFPDQSAFVANSRYYLFSIPQKEVENNPNL